The genomic DNA GCGACCTGGCCCTCCACTTTCTGAACAAAATGAAGATCATGGTGGTTAAAGACATTGAAAGAGATGACATTGAGTTTATATGTAAGGTAAAGTGAGTTATAGAAATGGCTGTTAAAGTAGCAGCAGTGTTTAAAGTCTACCCCAAAACTTAAGGACCCAGCCAGTGCCAGTTTATTATGACACTTTCACAAGTCTCATGTTCTGACTGTAATGTGAGAGCAGACATTTCCCTAAAAACCATTCGTGTTCTGTTGAGCAGTCACATTTCCAGAAGATTCGGGACAGATGTAAAAGCCATAGCCTTGCATGTTACTGTAATATGCAGAAGAACGTTATGCAGTATGCTTGCTGACTGTGCAGTTCAAgttctggatttcttttttcccattgtttttCCAGACAATTGGAACTAAGCCTGTTGCTCATATTGACCAGTTTACTCCTGATATGCTGGGGTCTgctgagctggcagaggaggtcAACTTGAACGGTTCTGGGAAACTAATAAAGGTGGGTAACAAAATGTTAATACCTACTTAATATCTgccaattattttaataacaactGCTAACTTTAATGTTTTTACTGCTGAAGTTACTACATTCAAGTACCTACTTCTAATCCCTGAGTAGCCACCGACTTGAAGTGTAGTGGTTTTGCTTAGCCAGACGTCAGTACTGTTACAGAACTTGCAGATACCAACTGAAGCCTCTTTTTGTccagaacctttttttttttttttcagtctttgtatttggttttatgtttttagATTACGGGCTGCACAAACCCTGGAAAAACTGTAACCATCGTGGTACGTGGATCCAACAAACTTGTTCTAGAAGAAGCTGAGCGTTCAATTCATGATGCCCTCTGTGTCATAAGATGCTTAGTTAAGAAAAGGTAATGTCTCAGCTTGGTTAGAATAATTTATTCTATTAATAATACAGAAAGCTAATCATTTATGCGCTTATGTAAAATgagtttctatttttaatttctgttttcagagctttAATTGCAGGAGGCGGAGCACCAGAGATAGAGTTGGCACTGCGCTTGAATGAGTATGCTCGCACTTTGAGGGGTATGGACTCGTACTGTGTCCGTGCGTACGGAGACGCCCTGGAAGTCATACCATCTACCCTGGCTGAAAATGCGGGTCTCAATCCTATTTCAACGGTAACAGAGCTGCGAAACAGACATGCTcaaggagagaaaacagctggCATTAACGTCAGAAAGGTAACAAGGAATTGTGTGTGCGTAGCTtagcttaaaaataatacttgggtgttaaaaagaaaatgcttagcATTAGGGCTAAACACTAGGGAGAGGGCAAGCTTGTGTCTCATAACGGTATTCTCACTAAAATTAGTGTTGAGGTAAATTACAGCTCGTTCTCTGAGGCTTTAACAGCTTATCCTGAGCATTGACAACAGCAGATAATTAAATGCCGTATCCACAGGACAAGAaacttcctctctctcttcaaaaacattatttcagctACAAAAATGACCCGTTTAGAATGATCCATCAGTATTATCTGCGGTGGAAGGTGCTCGTGCTAGCCAGTGGGCTAGCTTCTCGTCAGTCGTCACCATGTTTAAGCTGGCATAACTATGTTTATCTTTTTTCTGGGCTAATTTTGACTGGGTAGGTCAGGTGCTGGCGGGGGGGAGAAGATGCGTACCATAATACTCCTGTTGAGGACGGAAGAGCACAAACCCTTTGATAGTCTCTTCAGAGCTGACTGTCCTCGGGATTCTACTGAAAGGAACCTGCTACATCTGTCTGCAGTCTGACTTGCACTAAGTAAAAGCTACTTGTTCTCGTAGGGCGGCATTTCCAACATCTTGGAGGAGTTGGTTGTCCAGCCGCTGCTAGTGTCTTTGAGCGCATTGACTCTTGCAACGGAAACTGTGCGCAGTATTCTTAAGATTGATGATGTGGTGAGTGAGTAGTGTCTGCATCATGTTTTGTTTGAtcttttttcactcttttttgttggaagaaaatgaaatgcattgtAAATACTGTACCTTAAAGTAAGGAGTTAAGAAAGCGACTAAAAAACCGGCATCTTTAAGCAGAGAAGAAGTAATTGTTACATATCCTGGGGACTTCTTATGCCTGATGGTGTGAACTCTTCCTTACAGGTGAACACGCGGTAAGCTGAATAAAGCAAGCGGGGACCGTTCCCTAGAGCTCCTTCCTCGTAGTCTGGAAATATGGTTTCCTCACCAAAAGCGCCTGTGTGAATTGTCTTGAAGTCCACAAAGGCTTATTATGTACTTTTATCACgttaatttaaaagaaacattctgatttcaaaaaggaaatgctgtttATCAATAAACATGCAGTAGTCTACCTAAGTCTTTGCTTTGTAATTTTGCTAGAAATAAGGTAAACTTGgttacatttgcttttcatttaaaagcgGTTTTAGGTAACAGGTGCATTGCTGAAACAGTTGTAACTTCTTCTGGTGGCTTCCACCATGGTGGTGGTAACTCCCCGTTCTGCTCAGAACCACCCCAGGAGTGAAACTTCTGGACAGCTTAAGTAAtccacacacacccctcccagcccccagATTAGTGGGTTCTCCCAAAACTGGCTGAGAAGACACAAAGTATACTATTTTATAATAATGCAAATTACACTCTTCTGAAACAAGTCATAGAATATACATTAAGACCTATTAATAGCTGAAGAAATGGGGTACCCCCCTGGTTGTGTCACGGCATCTCGGTGCCTGAGCTGGAGTCACTTGGCTAGGGTGAGCTGTGATGAAGGGTTCGCAGCCACCGGGAAAATCCTGCTTAGAGTTAATGATGTTATTTGTTCTTCATGCTACAGGTCATAGTTTTTCAACTTTAATTCTTGACCTGAAATTTTGAATTAAGCCTTTCATCTTCATTATTGCTATGCTGCGATGACCAGAGTGTCTCTGTGAGTCTCGTAACTCGCATTTCTGTTCATGATTGGTCAGAGCTGTAGCTTTTGAGTAAACTTCTACCACGTTGTTGACCAGCTATTGTTGAAGTACTTCCCATCACTTACAGTTAAGTAGAACATTTGGAATAATtcaaacactaaaaataaataatggagACAATCGATCTAGGCATTAGTGGTCTGCATGAATTATTTATTGGCTGTTTAAAGTTACAAATGATGCCTTACCCCCCCAGGATGACATCCAGCAGTGATCTCTCTTAGTTCAGGTATTGCCGTTGATTAaagctttccttccccaccatCACAAACTTCCAATTCTTGACAAGACTTAGAACTACTGTGTGTGATGGCATCTTTTCATGTTTCTTCACATACAAATGTAATTCACTACAATAAATAGGTCCAGCAATCAATGCCTCCCTGCAGAGGTAGAAGGGTGTTCCTGCTGATCCTAGTTTACCCTTTTTCTGTAATTGCTTATCTGTAGTACGAACTTCAAGACAGGAGAAGAGTCTTCAATAATTTGAGGGGGTAAGAGATGTGGGCTTGTCAAGGAGAGCTACGAGTTCCAACTAAAACCGTGCAAAGGGGTACCTAAAAATCGCCCCGGGCAGCATGCAGACGCAGAGAGGAAGCGGTGCGGCTGCAGACCGGCGAccgagcccagccccagccccagccctccacCGCCTCCCTGCAGGCGCTCGAAGCCAAAGCCGCGTCTGTCTCGCTCACGGACCGGCGGCTGTTAGGGAGGAGGGCGGCCTCGGCGTGCGCCCGCTGCCGCCCCTCCGAAGGGCTCTGTCaggccgccccgctccccgcccagagccccccccgccgcggcggcgggcaaAGCCCTCCTCTTCCGCTGAAGGggccgcctcccccggcccccgccgccgggcgggcTGCCTGGGCTGCGGGCTGCCTGGGCTGCGGGCCGGCCCGCCTGgcgccccggcggcgggggaggcgggCGCCATGGAGGCGGCGCACCGAGCGGCGCGGCTGGCCGCCTCCTGCCTCCGCACCCCGCTCGACCCGCGCACCCGGGCGCCCGCCGCGCTCTACGAGcgggggccgccgcccgccgccgcgcaggtaccggcggggggggggtgtgtgaaGCACCGTTGGCCGTTGTTGGGCAgccgggggccgcgggcggcCTGAGGCGGGGTGATGGGCTCCCCTTAACCCGGCCCCACCTCTGTGCACCGCTAacccgccgcggggccgctgGGCGGGAGAggggccgccgccccccgcctgGGGCACGGGTTTGCCCCCCGGGGCAGCCACGGCGAGAGGGGCACAGCTGAGGGCGGGCCCTGAGCTCTTAATGAGCTCGGCGCGGGCCGGAGCGCGGAGTGAAGAACGGGCGATGCCCGGGGTCAGGGAAGAGGCGCGGGGGGATCTGCGGCCCGAGAAGTGAAGGAGGAGGGTTACCGGCAGCGGCAGAAGCGGCGGATTCCTCGGAGGTGGAGGGTGCCTTTCGCCGGGCGTTCGCTAACGGCCTTTTAAGTTTCCTTCTTTGACGAGCAATGCATGTTGCGTTAGGTCACTATGCTACGGAACAAAAAGAGTTACGAGATTTTTGTGGTGAAAGCCTGACAAAACATAAACGAGACTTTTTGCTGGAATGTCCAATCTTACTACAATACCTCTGTGTGGAAAGGTATTACTCTAATTTTTGGATGAAGAAACTagttctgtaatttttttaaaacatggtgCTTAAAAATGACATACAGGAAGCCTTTGTACTGCAGCCTAACCTGGTTTTAATAACTTCTCTACCTCCtgtaagctttaaaaatatttaaagactgTGCTTACCTGCACACAGCTGCAAGCTGCCGAGCAGCATCGCAACTATGAGCTGTGCGGAATCCCTGTCATTTCACAGGGAGTTATGGAAATGGGAATAAACATTTATACACAAAtagcaaaacttttttcttttgataaatCCCTTTGATCATATTACCTGGTATAAATATATTGATCACAGGGACAGACTTAGGAATTTTACATGCTTTAAATAGGACCCGTAGGATATAAATTATTATGCAAGAAGATTATTCCCTGTAACTCTGCATTAACATTTGTATACAGGTATCTCTATTTGCTGTTACTCTATCATTCATTAGACTTAATTAGGATAAAGCAGCATTAAGAACCTTGTTCCCCTTTCTTCTAACAGTCAGAAAGTTCTAAACATCTCTTGTAGGATGGTTTTGATTTGGATTCAAATACCGACAGAGAGCAGACCCTCTCTCTAAATGGAGACTCTGACAAGTGGATGGACTTTACCAAAATGTGCAATTCAAATCAAGACTATTACTTGAAGCTAGAAGAGTTGAAGAACGCCCACTTGGAGACCATGGCAAAATTAGAACGTATGTATCGGAATAAACTATATTTAAAAGGAGTACAACCCTTGGacaagaaaaatgctgcttctaACATGTGTTGTAGGTAAGTTTGGTGGTACCTTTTATCTGAGGATTCTCAAATGCTTTGCAGACATCTGTCaaacagcaggtttttttctgggacTGGGAAGTGTTACTCTCCCCATTTCCTATAAGCAGATAATCACAGCAAAGTcagttttaataataaaaatgcttaatCACCTTGATAACTGACTGTGAGATTTAAGAGAGTGCGTGCAGCAGAGACTGGGCAACATGTTTAGTAAAGCATGGTGCCTTCCCTTAAGCGCTGACTTGTTCACGATCAGCACTTAAAGCTATGATCTGGTGTGAGTGCCCAAtgtgcttctctttttcccttctcttccccctctcttcttccccaccagtgctgttaattttttttctaaagatgaTACCTTAAAGTGGAAGTTACTGGCTTTGCAGCAATGTTGGGACTGTActcaaaacaactttttttcccttttttgaagGCCAACGTGGGAGAAGAGCTCGTATCAGCCTCTAAATTTGCACAAATCCTTTTCAGACTCAGACTTAAGCGATCCCTTAGGCTCAAGTATATCCGATGGGTCTGACAGAGAATTAGCGCTTGAAGAAAATGGTAGTGAAACTGGATCATCTGCATTTGCTAAGGAACAGATTGAAAAAATGTGGGATGGGTTCTCTGTGGAAGACTACATCTCCCGCATCAAACACAGCTTACCAAGGTCACCAGCAGCCTTCAGGATGACAcggaagaaacagaaagcatggTCACCAAAAGTTACTGTGCCCAAGCCTTTCCAGATGACCCTTagagaagctagaaaaaaagaacagaatgttAAATCAAAGTCACAgattgaaatggaaaataacttATTGAAGAAGCAACtagaggaagaagcagagtgTCAGAAACAATTCCGAGCCAATCCAGTGCCTGCTGCCGTCTTCCTTCCGCTCTACCATGAAATCGTGCAACGAAACGAAGAACGCAGGAGGTCTGTGAAAGAGAGAAGCAAACTCAAGCTCTTGGCTTCTCAGAAACCATTTAAATTCATTGAACGAGAGAAGCAAAGGAATGAAATTAGGAAAATGCAATTAAGAGATCTTTCTgcacctgaaaagaaaacaaaactgttcaaAGCAAAACCAATTCCTAAATGTGTTTATAGTCCAGCTGTTAACGACAAGCTAAAGGAGGAAGAGCTCTACAGAGAAATCAGGATCAGAATGAGAGCTGAAGAGTTGCTACGTAATTCCTCTCTACCCAACAGCAGACTGGCTTTAAAAGATAccaataaaaagaagaaacacaagtGCTTTGAACCAAAGGAAACAGAACACAAACCCAAAATCAAATCAAATGTTCCAGATTTTGAACTGCTCCACCAGAAATTTCAGAAGCGGCTCCTGCAACAAAAACAAGTGAAACACCTTACTGTCTGTGAACCTTTCAATCTTCTTACTCCACATATTCCCTCAAAC from Gavia stellata isolate bGavSte3 chromosome 23, bGavSte3.hap2, whole genome shotgun sequence includes the following:
- the FAM161A gene encoding protein FAM161A isoform X1 — its product is MEAAHRAARLAASCLRTPLDPRTRAPAALYERGPPPAAAQDGFDLDSNTDREQTLSLNGDSDKWMDFTKMCNSNQDYYLKLEELKNAHLETMAKLERMYRNKLYLKGVQPLDKKNAASNMCCRPTWEKSSYQPLNLHKSFSDSDLSDPLGSSISDGSDRELALEENGSETGSSAFAKEQIEKMWDGFSVEDYISRIKHSLPRSPAAFRMTRKKQKAWSPKVTVPKPFQMTLREARKKEQNVKSKSQIEMENNLLKKQLEEEAECQKQFRANPVPAAVFLPLYHEIVQRNEERRRSVKERSKLKLLASQKPFKFIEREKQRNEIRKMQLRDLSAPEKKTKLFKAKPIPKCVYSPAVNDKLKEEELYREIRIRMRAEELLRNSSLPNSRLALKDTNKKKKHKCFEPKETEHKPKIKSNVPDFELLHQKFQKRLLQQKQVKHLTVCEPFNLLTPHIPSNKGKILKDIQEDEEKLKETRWPYASPRRKPQMRHSSANSHLSGFGESKLPKITESTRRRLQAIRNSLDEKRKLEEQQKRNRTKQKQRTKKLQKIVTARAEANDPHQSLAQMSKSKLKTFRNYEKQRMQEYLQELQEMEERVNQRPLLFERVTQKNARIAAEKRYSNRLRALGICPEFVSKKGQTTKLLQCASAEDFSNSSDARERVIKDKVKERESFGEAADSSPQSEQSCEEEEEEGGKRKGVKTSSHDGQASELEDEEEARVSPYVHQPCHAGEAGSSPTSDQHLEEDEEEEEEEAKAGLSLGPSQEEDDDQSRPSSPSDHSHECEEEGQSDPEAEGAFRYEDEEYESDDSEEKPSDDEAD
- the FAM161A gene encoding protein FAM161A isoform X2, whose amino-acid sequence is MEAAHRAARLAASCLRTPLDPRTRAPAALYERGPPPAAAQDGFDLDSNTDREQTLSLNGDSDKWMDFTKMCNSNQDYYLKLEELKNAHLETMAKLERMYRNKLYLKGVQPLDKKNAASNMCCRPTWEKSSYQPLNLHKSFSDSDLSDPLGSSISDGSDRELALEENGSETGSSAFAKEQIEKMWDGFSVEDYISRIKHSLPRSPAAFRMTRKKQKAWSPKVTVPKPFQMTLREARKKEQNVKSKSQIEMENNLLKKQLEEEAECQKQFRANPVPAAVFLPLYHEIVQRNEERRRSVKERSKLKLLASQKPFKFIEREKQRNEIRKMQLRDLSAPEKKTKLFKAKPIPKCVYSPAVNDKLKEEELYREIRIRMRAEELLRNSSLPNSRLALKDTNKKKKHKCFEPKETEHKPKIKSNVPDFELLHQKFQKRLLQQKQVKHLTVCEPFNLLTPHIPSNKGKILKDIQEDEEKLKETRWPYASPRRKPQMRHSSANSHLSGFGESKLPKITESTRRRLQAIRNYEKQRMQEYLQELQEMEERVNQRPLLFERVTQKNARIAAEKRYSNRLRALGICPEFVSKKGQTTKLLQCASAEDFSNSSDARERVIKDKVKERESFGEAADSSPQSEQSCEEEEEEGGKRKGVKTSSHDGQASELEDEEEARVSPYVHQPCHAGEAGSSPTSDQHLEEDEEEEEEEAKAGLSLGPSQEEDDDQSRPSSPSDHSHECEEEGQSDPEAEGAFRYEDEEYESDDSEEKPSDDEAD